AAATGGCGTTCATCGCTAAAAATAAAACCGAGCAAAATAATACAAGATTGGTGCGTTGAATAGCAAACTGTCCAATCGGTCGAGCAGGCCGCCGTGGCCGGGAAGGATCGAGGCGGCGTCTTTGGTTTTGGAGCCCCGCTTCATCGCAGATTCCGTCAGGTCGCCGAGGACGCCGACAACGGCCATAACCACGGCGAGCGGGATCGAGAATTTGTACGGCAGCTCCGGAAAAAACATGAATGTACACAGCGCTGCAAAGCCGGCGGCGGCTACGAGGCCTCCGATCAGGCCTTCGACCGTTTTTCCCGGCGAGATCGACGGTGCGAGCTTGTGCTTTCCGAACGCACGGCCGGCAAAATATGCTCCCGAATCCGAGCCGAAGATCACCACAAAAAAGAAAAGCAATAGCTGGGTCGAGAGCCCCGGCGAACTTTCGAATCCGACACGTATCGAGATCAAGAATCCGCCGAGGAACGCCAGATACAATACACCTAGTATCGTAACTCCCGCACCCGTCAGCATTTTCGAGAAGTCTTTTTGAAACCGAAACGTCTGGGAGATAAGAACCGTTCCGACGAATGCAGCCAGTGTCAGGAGCAAAAGGTCCGGAGCCTTAGCCGGAGCGTCAAAAATGAACGCAACCGCGATCGCTGCGGCTCCGAGATAAGCAATACCGGCGTCTGCCTTTAATTCGAGCTTTTTAGTTAGAATAAACAACTCGAACAGCCCGGCCGCAAGTGCCAAAACGGCGATGCCGACGAAGATCCAAACCGTGCCGGGTACGTACGTCGGTAGGATTATTGAAGCAACAAGGATCGGCAGTGCAACTGCGGCAGTTAACAGACGTGTTTTCATGGCTATGACTTGAGGCCGCCGTATCGTCGATCGCGTTTCTGATATTCGATGATCGCTCGAAAGATCTCAGCCCGTCGAAAATCAGGAAAGAGCGTCGGGGTGACATAGATCTCGGCGTAGGCGATCTGCCATAAGAGGAAATTGGAGATCCGCAATTCACCGCTGGTACGGATCAAAAGGTCGACATCCGGAAGGCCCGCGGTGTAAAGATTCTGTTCGATATCTTTTTCGGTAATCTCGCCCGGCGAGCCGTTATGCCCCGCGGCCGCCTTTCGGCAAGCCTCGACTATCTCAAGCCGCCCGCCGTAATTTAAGGCAACGCTCAGTATCGTTCCGGTATTTGAAGCCGTTTGGGCGGTTGCCCAGGCGATCTCTTTCTGGACGTCCGGCGCGAGGCCCTGAATATTCCCGATCGCTTGAAACCGTATGTTATTCGCATCGACCTCGCGCATCTCGCTTCGGATATATCGTTTGAGCATCGACATCAAGCCTGATACTTCGGCTTTCGGCCGCTTCCAATTCTCAGTAGAAAATGCATACAGCGTAACCGCAGATATCTCGAGTCGCGTGCATGTATCAAGAATCGACCTGACAGACTCAGCTCCGGCTCTGTGCCCGAATATTCGCGGTTTTCCCCGCATTTTAGCCCAACGCCCATTACCGTCCATTATTACCGCGATATGCCTCGGCATCCGATCGAGATCGATCTCGTCGAGAAGTTCCGCGTCGGTCGGCGTAAGGTCAGGGATATGGGTAAAGTTTTTATGCATCTGCGTGCGAGCGGAAAGCCGCCACTCATTTATCCGACCAATAGTCGATCGTCGTATCTTTTGCGGCGACCAACCGCTCCTCGACGTTGACTATGGCATTGTGGTTAAGCCTGCCGTAAATGTGCGGGTACAATTCGCCGCCGGTCGAGGGTTCATTGACGAGCTTGGCCAGAAGTTTATCGGTTTCGATCGTGAGAATGACTATCTTCGGCCGCTGGCTGTAGTACCGCTTGATTACGGCTTCTAATTGCGTGTCGAAGCTGCAATGGATGAAACCCTCGGTCTGTAAGCTCTCGGTCTGAAACGACGGACGATCCTTGTATTTTTCCCAGTTTTCTGGAGTTGTGATGTGATAAATAAGCATGTACCAAAAGAATTGCGGCGAACTTTACCGAGGCCGCTCGTCGAGAACGCAATACGGCTAGTACGGGCCGGGTCAATGCGATCCCTTCCGAGCTAAGCTCAGATGGAAAACTGCAGCGATCAAAGAAACGCGAATAAAAAGATCCACATGTCAGCCGATCTGCGTTTCTTCGTTTCGGCGTTTAGCCGCACCATTCGCGAGCCGAAAAACGCGTCAATACTCGACCTTCATAAGCGTCAACCCATGTGCCGGAGCGGTCTTTCCGGCAAGACTTCGGTCACCCGTGACAATTGCCGTCTGAATTGTATCAGAATCCTTTTCGCCGCGCCCTATCTCGATGATCGTGCCAATTATCGACCTCACCATATAACGCAGGAATCCGTTCGCAGATATCGAAAATTCGATCATCGACGCACGAGCCCGCGGATCCCAAACGGTCTGAATGGTACAGTCAGTCACTGTTCGCACGCGGTTTTCGCCGTCGGCCTGGGCCGACGAAAAGGCTGTCCAGTCGTGTTCACCGAGCAGCATTCGAGAGGCAGCGGTCATCCGGCCAATATCGAGAGGACGTGATTCGTGGTGGGCAAACCGACGCCAAAACGGCGTCATGACCGGCGCATTCACGATGCGGTAGAGGTAGGTCTTGTTTCGGGCCGAAAAACGAGCGTGAAAGTCGTCCGGAGCAAGTTCGACATTCATGATGCGGATGTCACGCCACAGATTGCCGTTGATGGCCGCCCGGAGCCTATCGGGCGTGAATCTGCGATTCATGTTTACGTTGGCGACCTGGCCTTCAGCGTGGACGCCGGCGTCGGTTCGCCCTGAACCGACCACCTTGACCGGAGCATCCTCAAGCGTACCGATAACGCGCTCGAGTTCGCCTTGTATGGTTCGGTCATTTTCCTGCACCTGCCAACCGTGGAAGTCGGTGCCGTCGTACTGGATCAGAAACCTATAATTCATTAAATCGTTTGTTCAGGGCCATCGCAAATCTCGACGCCGAGCGGTCGTCCATTCGAAAGTACAAAGCAGGTTCGATCAATTCGAGTTCCATCAATCGGAACTTCGAGCCGTCACGCACAAGATCGATCCGGGCGTAGAGCGGTCGCGGCAGTAGCGAGTTTTCGATCGATCGGGCCGATGCGATAAGGTCCGCCTGCGGTTCTACTGCTTTGATCACGCCCCCGTGCTCCTCCTGGACGCGATAATCGTCACGTTTCGGGGTCTTCAGGATCGTGTGGCTATATTCGCCGTCGAAATAGAACACCGAGTATTCACCTTCGTCAACGATAGACCGCAAAAACGGCTGAACCATGTAGCCCCGGCCTTCAAACACGCTTGCGATATCGGGGTCGAACGACTTTGCCCGGAATGTATCTTTTGCAGTTGCGCTGATCGTCGGCTTGATAACGACCTCGTCGGTTCCAAGCGATGAAAGCCAGCCCGAAAACTCGGTTTTGGTAAATACCCCATTTCCCCAGATCGTCGGAACGATCGAATTGCCGTCGGCCTCGAGTTCGCACAAATAGCGTTTATCCAGATTCCATTCCATCAGCGCCAACGGATTCTCGAGACGTGCTGATGAGCTTTCGATCGATCTCAACACTTCAAGAAACCGTATCGGAGCATTTTGATAGTCCCAGGTCGTTCGAACCACGACCACGTCAAATGAGTTCCAGTCGACCTTCTCAGAACGCCACGAGACCTTTTCAACTTGCCATCCGAGTCTCTCAAGCGGTCCAATGGCCAGATCGTCGTCGCTGACATAGCCCGCGAGGTCGTCCATCGTAAGAAAACAGCACGTTCGCATCGTTCAGTTCGAAATGTTCGCTCGGCTTCCCGGCTTCACGGCTACGTCTCCGCGTTCGCATAATGGACAATCGGCTGCTGTATAACTAGGAACATCGAGCGACAGCAGCGACATGCGGTAGACTCCGACATCGGCCTTCCCGTTCGAGCGGTCGACGATCGATGCGGCCGAGACGACACTGCCGCCATTGGCTTCGATGACCGAAATACATTCTCGCGTCGATCCGCCAGTGGTGATAACGTCTTCAACGACCAAAACCCGTTCGTTACGCCTGATACCAAAGCCTCGTCTTAGCGTCATCTCGCCATTTTGCCGTTCCGTCCAAATGAACCGGACGTTCATCGCCGCTGCTACCGCATACCCGATGATCAGGCCTCCGATCGCCGGCGAGGCGACCGTATCGATATCAGAGCGGTCGAAGTTCTGAGCGATCAGGCGGGCGAAACGCGAGGCATCGGCAGGATATTGGAGCGCAAGGGCGCACTGCAGATACAGTGGGCTATGCAAGCCGCTGGAAAGTATGAAATGCCCGTCGAGAAGAGCGTTTGTGTCGCGAAAGTGCTGAAGTATCTGGTCCGGCCCCATCTTTGAATGTTGTTTGTCTTTACAGATCCGGTCTTTCCGATATTGTGTAGATCTGATGTTTTCGAACGACCAAAGACCGAATTATGTCAAAAAAAAGCGATTCTTCCCAATTCGGACTGCGGCCGCTTCGTTCGATTCCTTGCGGTTTGAAGTTTTGCCGATAGAATGATTAGTGAATGGCTCCTTCTGCAAATCTCATTTCGGAATCGCTTTTGATCAAAGATACGATCAGTTTGCTTGAGTCGCTTGGTGGGCGGGCTCCGGCGGTCAGGATCGTCGATCGGGTAATGAAGATCAAGAAACCGGAGCCTTTCATCGCACGCTTGCTTGTTCAGGAATTGGTCGAACGCGACTCGCGCCTGGCGATCGTAGGCGACGGTGACGATGTCGAGTTCGTCGGCCGCGACCATGGCGTGATCGATCTTTCGAACACGTCATTTGTTGTTTTCGATCTTGAAACGACCGGAGCTAAGGCTCCGCCTTGCCGTGTCACTGAAATAGGAGCATACAGGGTGGTCAACGGTGAGATCGAAGGGGAATTTCACACGCTGGTCAACCCCGAAACTCCGATACCGTCATTCATTACATCATTGACGGGCATCAGCGACGATATGGTTCGCGGCGCACCGGTCTTTTGTGATATCGCCGATGAATTTTTGGCATTTATCGGTGATTCGGTACTGGTCGCTCACAACGCTCGGTTCGACATGGGCTTCCTGAATCATGAGATCGGGTTGGTATACGAAGACTATTGTCTCGAGAATCCGTCGCTGTGTACCGTTCAGTTGTCGCGAAAACTTCTGCCCGATATCGAGAATCATAAACTGAACACGGTCGCACGCCACTATTCTATCGACCTGGTAAATCATCATCGTGCGAGCGATGATGCCCGGGCAACGGCACGGATCTTCTTGAATCTTCTGAGCGATCTGCGCTCACGCGGGATCGAAGATCTGGCGTCGGCTCGTGAATTCAGTAAAAAGAGAAAAGTATGTTAGACGACAAAATTCTGCCTCCGGAAAATCTCCAGAATCTTGACATCCGTTCAACACCGCGAGGCGAGATGGGGCTTTATCCGCTGGACACGTTCAAATACGAGTTTTCAGGCAAGCCGATCTGGATCGATTTCGAGATACCTGAATTTACGGCGATCTGTCCGTTTTCTGATTTTCCGGATTTTGCTGTGATCAGGCTCAGTTATGTTCCGAACGAAAGGTGCATCGAGTTGAAAAGCCTTAAGATGTATATAAACTCGTTTCGCGACGTAAAGGTATTTCACGAACACGTCATAAACATCATTCTTGAAGATTTTGTCGAGGCCTGTGACCCGTTAAGGGTCAAGATCGTCGGTGATTTTCACGTCAGGGGAAATATCAAGACCGTCGTCAAAGCAAAATATCGAAGGCCTTAATGGCCTCAATGTATAGCGGCTGACATTACGTTCAAATGCTCGGCCGAATGCTTGTTGCACGCGATCTCAACAAGTCTCTCGATCTCGTCCCGCAGCAGTTCTTCGTCAGCGGCATCGGCGTTCGTTATCTCAGAAACGATAAGAAACTTTGCTTTGTCCAGCAAAGTTTGCTCACGGAACGATAGTTTTTTCTCGCGGCTAAGAAACGTAAGTTTCTTGAGCACGTCAGCCGCCTCGAAGACGTCGCCGGACTTGAGCTTGTCGGTGAACTCACGCGACCTCGATTTCCAATCGCTCGATGCGCTTTCGAAGCTCGAAGAAAGTTTCTCGATCAGGGCCTTGCATTGAATTGACGATATTATCGGGCGCACACCAACGCTTTCGGCATTTTCCGTGGGGATCAAGATCGTTGAGTTATCGCTCAAAACTCGAAGAGAATAGAAACTCATGCTGCAGTCGCCGATCATCTTTCGTTCGATCTGCTCGACCATGCAAACGCCCTGACTTGGATACGCGACCTTCTGTCCGATGCTGAGATCCATAGGTGTTCTGCCCCCAAAAAACCTGAGAGTTGACCAAACAAAACGAACCCGTAAACCTGCGGTCCGCGTGACCTAAATTGCCTGCTTAATATAAGAATTATATCACGTTCTAGCTTATGTGGAAAGAAAAATCGATCACACGGTAAGTGTATGAAGAATGGGAAGTTGGATCGTGAAAACCGTTCCATGTCCGAGCGCCGAGTTTACGGAAATCTCACCACCATGGAGCCGTGCGAGGTGTTTGACTATCGCGAGACCGAGCCCGGTTCCGCCAACGTCGCGTGTGCGTCCGCGATCCACACGGTAAAAGCGCTCGAATATCCGGTTAAGGTGAGCAGCGAGAATACCTTCGCCCGTATCTGACACATTGAGGAAATAACTTTCGTCATTGCGGTCCATACTGACCGTAACGCGCCCACCCGAACGGTTGAACTTTATCGCGTTATCGATCAGATTCGTCAGCATCTGTTCCAACCGCATCGGATCGGCATCGATCCTTTCCTCGGACGAGATCACGTTGATGAGTTCCACATCATTTTCGGCGGCTTTTGACGAGAGCGTTGCAAAGACCTCGTCGATCAAATGCGATACCCTTACCTTTTTGACGTCGATCGAGACGTTGCCCGATTCGATCAGGGAAAGCTCAAGAATGTCCGCAATGAGTACGTGCATTCGTTCCGCGTTCCGCCTGATCGTGCTTAAGAAACGGCGGTTGTTTTCGCGGTCGTCGATCGCTCCGTCCTCGAGGGTCTCGACAAAGGCGAGTATCGAGGTCAGCGGTGTGCGAAGTTCGTGAGAGATGTTGGACAGGAATTCCTGACGGACCTTTTCGAGACGTTCGATCTGTGAAACGTCGTAGAACATACCGATGGCATAGACCTCACCTTCAAGCTCAAAAGGCGCGATATGGACATCGTAAACCCGCTTTTCGTTGCCTGTAAGCTCTATTTTCAGGTCCGTGCCGACCTTCTCTGTCGATGCACGGCGAAACGCCACGTGCAGATTTAGGTCGCGCATCACCTCGCTAAGGCGTTTGCCTTTTAGATCAGGATATTCACGGGAAAAAGCTCGGGTTGCAGAGGCATTTGAGGCGACGATCTTCATCGAGGGATCGACGACAAGAACGGCTTCGCGGATCGAATCGATGATCGAATGCAGCAATCGGCGAGAATGTGCGCCATGAAATTCGATGCTTTCGTCTCTGTTTTGAGGAGCGATCATTTGCAGCCGACGAACCGATAACCGACACCCACAACGGTCTCGATACAACCACCACATTCGCCCATCTTTTGACGCAATCGCCGTATATGAACATCTAGTGTGCGGGTATCGCCAAAATAACTATAACCCCAGACATTATCGAGCAGCTGCTGACGCGTAGCAACCCGGCCGCTGTTCTTGATCAGGTGTTCAAGCAGGGCAAATTCCTTCCTCGTCAATTTAACGTATTCCCCGTCTGCCATTACCCGCATGTCATCGAAATCGACGCTCATTCGTTCATCTTCGTAACGCGGAGGGGATTCCTTTTCGGCACGCCGAAGCACGGCACGGACGCGTGCGACAACCTCCTTGACCGAGAATGGTTTGACGATGTAATCGTCGGCTCCGGTGTCAAGCCCGGCGATCTTATCGGTTTCGGCCGCCTTTGCGGTCAGCATGATTATCGGCGTGTTCTCAGTTGCCTGCTCACGCCGGAGACGACGGCAAAGCTCCATCCCGCTCATCCCGGGCAACATAAGGTCAAGGATGATAAGAGACGGCGAATTCTTGTCATCGAGAGCGAGGCGGAGTCCTTTTTCTCCCGATTCTGCGATCATCGAGCGGAAGCCTTCTCGCTTGAAATTATAATGAAGACTCTCGGCGATATCGGCGTCGTCCTCAATGATCAGTATGTTTTGCTGCATAGATGCTGGTGGTTAACCGAATGAGAACAGAATTGTACGCAAAAGGGCAGTCTATGCCTGGCAACTTAAGGCGTCATTAACTCTTTGTTACCATTGTGTTAAATGTTACAGCTTCCTCGGGTGTAAGGTTCCCGGCCTATCCGCCGGCCTTTTGGGCCTCATCTTTTGGGCGAATGACCGACACCAAACGCCCGCAATTCTTTGCAAGCGAGGTCCATTGCTCGATCTCGAGATCGATGGTCGCGACGGCTGCGGTCGGCATGCTTTCATGCTCAGATGTAAGAAAATCGATGAAGCCCTCGAGTCCCGGATTGTGACCGATCAGCATTACCGAAGCGATGGCGTCGTCGATCTCGGAAACCACCTGTCGGAGCGTATTGGGGCTTGCTTCGTAAATGCGTTCGTCAAACCGGAGGACGGCATTCGAACCGGAACTTTCCTTGACGATCTTGGCCGTCTGCATTGCGCGGACGGCCGGCGAGCTGATAAAGAATTCCGGCAGCAAGCCTCGCCGAGAGATCAACTCGGCCATGAAGGGTGCCGTATTCAGGCCACGATCGTTTAGCGGCCGTTCAAAATCAGACAATCCCGGCGAATCCCAACTTGATTTCGCGTGACGCATTAGAAACAGTCGCTTCATATCATCCGATCGAATTTCTTTCTGGATAATACTACGCTTCATTCGTTTGCCGATACAACTGTCTGTTGGGCTGAAACGACTATCTGTTAATATGGCTTTTGGCGGATCATTGATGCGGGACTAAGGTATCAGCGACGAAATGAATTCCCTGAATGCGGCATTGTTGGTGAATTGCATTGGCTTTGCGGTCGGGATCGCGCTTTATGGCCTGTTAGGTGCGATGGTCCTTCAGCACCGCGGTCAGGAACGCGCTCGCTTTGCCCATAAGCTGCTACTGGTGACGTCCTTGCTGGGCTTGATCTGGAACGTGGGCGAGATGTCTGTTTTCGTTCTCGGAGACTTTGGCACGTCCGCAAATCTCGCGTTCTTGACCGCGACCGCTTATTCAGCTCTCGGCTTTTTGCCGTCCGTTGTTGTCCATTCAGCACAGAATGGTGAAGCGCGATGGACGCCGCTTACCTACATTGCCTACGCCGTAAGCTCGTTTGCGGCGACGCTTCATTTCGTCGCGGCCGCCAGCGGTTCGGTCGTACCCTCGAGCTTCGGGCTGATGGTACTGATTCTCGGGGCTGTTTCGCTCGCTGTCGGCCTCGTTTTCGTCTATTTTCGACAGACTTTGACGCAGCGGGCCATTTGGACGACCGCTCTGCTGATATTCGCTGTCTCGGGCCTTCATTTCGTCGACAAGCGAGAAGGAAGTTCGTGGCTGATCGAGCTCGTTGCACATCAATCGTCGCTGCCGCTCGCTCTTGCGATCCTTTATCAGAATTACCGATTCGCCTTTGCCGATCTATTCTTGAAGCGAGCCGTGTCGCTGATCCTGCTCTCGATGGTGGCGTTCGGGCTATACGTCCTGGTCGCGGCTCCGCTGTTGCGTTATCACGAAACCCACGATAGAAACGATGTTCTTGCCATAAGCCTCATATTGATCCTTTGGATCGCAACAGCGCTCGTTTATCCCTCGCTGCATAGGCTCGCGGTTCTGTTTGTAGACAAGGTTATCCTTCAGCGGATCGACTATGCCCAACTGCAAACTGAATTGACAGAGACCTTCGAAAATCTCGGTTCGAGCAACGACGTTCTCGATGTCGCCTCGGGCCGCCTGGCTGAGGCGCTTACGTCAGAAGGGTCAAAGTGGTACGAGATCGCTGAAAGACACGATCGTGGAACGGCGACATTCGTCGATTTTCAGCCCGATCTGGTCGAGGTGTTTGTTCCGACCGCAGAACCGCCGTATTTTCAAATTGAGCTGTCAAAGTTTCACGGCGGACGAAGGCTGCTTTCGGACGAGATCACGATGCTCGCTTCTATCTCGCTTGCGGCGGCACGTCGGATCGATGCGCTTCGGGTGATCCAC
The DNA window shown above is from Chloracidobacterium sp. and carries:
- a CDS encoding 3'-5' exoribonuclease gives rise to the protein MAPSANLISESLLIKDTISLLESLGGRAPAVRIVDRVMKIKKPEPFIARLLVQELVERDSRLAIVGDGDDVEFVGRDHGVIDLSNTSFVVFDLETTGAKAPPCRVTEIGAYRVVNGEIEGEFHTLVNPETPIPSFITSLTGISDDMVRGAPVFCDIADEFLAFIGDSVLVAHNARFDMGFLNHEIGLVYEDYCLENPSLCTVQLSRKLLPDIENHKLNTVARHYSIDLVNHHRASDDARATARIFLNLLSDLRSRGIEDLASAREFSKKRKVC
- a CDS encoding orotate phosphoribosyltransferase, yielding MGPDQILQHFRDTNALLDGHFILSSGLHSPLYLQCALALQYPADASRFARLIAQNFDRSDIDTVASPAIGGLIIGYAVAAAMNVRFIWTERQNGEMTLRRGFGIRRNERVLVVEDVITTGGSTRECISVIEANGGSVVSAASIVDRSNGKADVGVYRMSLLSLDVPSYTAADCPLCERGDVAVKPGSRANISN
- a CDS encoding histidine kinase, with the translated sequence MNSLNAALLVNCIGFAVGIALYGLLGAMVLQHRGQERARFAHKLLLVTSLLGLIWNVGEMSVFVLGDFGTSANLAFLTATAYSALGFLPSVVVHSAQNGEARWTPLTYIAYAVSSFAATLHFVAAASGSVVPSSFGLMVLILGAVSLAVGLVFVYFRQTLTQRAIWTTALLIFAVSGLHFVDKREGSSWLIELVAHQSSLPLALAILYQNYRFAFADLFLKRAVSLILLSMVAFGLYVLVAAPLLRYHETHDRNDVLAISLILILWIATALVYPSLHRLAVLFVDKVILQRIDYAQLQTELTETFENLGSSNDVLDVASGRLAEALTSEGSKWYEIAERHDRGTATFVDFQPDLVEVFVPTAEPPYFQIELSKFHGGRRLLSDEITMLASISLAAARRIDALRVIHERCEQEYREQEISKLAAEAQLTALRAQVNPHFLFNALTTIGYLIRSSPERAFETLLQLTRLLRGVLRSSDEFCTLGEELKIIESYLDIEKARFEERLTVEIDVSDEIAKMRIPALILQPIVENAIKHGISENRSGGHIGISAEMDDAGEKLVIEVSDTGSGKGDLDVDEPYGVGLSNVRGRLRSYYGPDAGLGLEIDKNGHTVATITLPVTSPTGRKTSRPKVARI
- a CDS encoding CarD family transcriptional regulator, producing the protein MDLSIGQKVAYPSQGVCMVEQIERKMIGDCSMSFYSLRVLSDNSTILIPTENAESVGVRPIISSIQCKALIEKLSSSFESASSDWKSRSREFTDKLKSGDVFEAADVLKKLTFLSREKKLSFREQTLLDKAKFLIVSEITNADAADEELLRDEIERLVEIACNKHSAEHLNVMSAAIH
- a CDS encoding isoprenyl transferase, which translates into the protein MHKNFTHIPDLTPTDAELLDEIDLDRMPRHIAVIMDGNGRWAKMRGKPRIFGHRAGAESVRSILDTCTRLEISAVTLYAFSTENWKRPKAEVSGLMSMLKRYIRSEMREVDANNIRFQAIGNIQGLAPDVQKEIAWATAQTASNTGTILSVALNYGGRLEIVEACRKAAAGHNGSPGEITEKDIEQNLYTAGLPDVDLLIRTSGELRISNFLLWQIAYAEIYVTPTLFPDFRRAEIFRAIIEYQKRDRRYGGLKS
- a CDS encoding histidine phosphatase family protein encodes the protein MKRSIIQKEIRSDDMKRLFLMRHAKSSWDSPGLSDFERPLNDRGLNTAPFMAELISRRGLLPEFFISSPAVRAMQTAKIVKESSGSNAVLRFDERIYEASPNTLRQVVSEIDDAIASVMLIGHNPGLEGFIDFLTSEHESMPTAAVATIDLEIEQWTSLAKNCGRLVSVIRPKDEAQKAGG
- a CDS encoding response regulator transcription factor, whose amino-acid sequence is MQQNILIIEDDADIAESLHYNFKREGFRSMIAESGEKGLRLALDDKNSPSLIILDLMLPGMSGMELCRRLRREQATENTPIIMLTAKAAETDKIAGLDTGADDYIVKPFSVKEVVARVRAVLRRAEKESPPRYEDERMSVDFDDMRVMADGEYVKLTRKEFALLEHLIKNSGRVATRQQLLDNVWGYSYFGDTRTLDVHIRRLRQKMGECGGCIETVVGVGYRFVGCK
- the truA gene encoding tRNA pseudouridine(38-40) synthase TruA, yielding MNYRFLIQYDGTDFHGWQVQENDRTIQGELERVIGTLEDAPVKVVGSGRTDAGVHAEGQVANVNMNRRFTPDRLRAAINGNLWRDIRIMNVELAPDDFHARFSARNKTYLYRIVNAPVMTPFWRRFAHHESRPLDIGRMTAASRMLLGEHDWTAFSSAQADGENRVRTVTDCTIQTVWDPRARASMIEFSISANGFLRYMVRSIIGTIIEIGRGEKDSDTIQTAIVTGDRSLAGKTAPAHGLTLMKVEY
- the queF gene encoding NADPH-dependent 7-cyano-7-deazaguanine reductase QueF; translation: MLDDKILPPENLQNLDIRSTPRGEMGLYPLDTFKYEFSGKPIWIDFEIPEFTAICPFSDFPDFAVIRLSYVPNERCIELKSLKMYINSFRDVKVFHEHVINIILEDFVEACDPLRVKIVGDFHVRGNIKTVVKAKYRRP
- a CDS encoding phosphatidate cytidylyltransferase; the protein is MKTRLLTAAVALPILVASIILPTYVPGTVWIFVGIAVLALAAGLFELFILTKKLELKADAGIAYLGAAAIAVAFIFDAPAKAPDLLLLTLAAFVGTVLISQTFRFQKDFSKMLTGAGVTILGVLYLAFLGGFLISIRVGFESSPGLSTQLLLFFFVVIFGSDSGAYFAGRAFGKHKLAPSISPGKTVEGLIGGLVAAAGFAALCTFMFFPELPYKFSIPLAVVMAVVGVLGDLTESAMKRGSKTKDAASILPGHGGLLDRLDSLLFNAPILYYFARFYF
- a CDS encoding DUF952 domain-containing protein — encoded protein: MLIYHITTPENWEKYKDRPSFQTESLQTEGFIHCSFDTQLEAVIKRYYSQRPKIVILTIETDKLLAKLVNEPSTGGELYPHIYGRLNHNAIVNVEERLVAAKDTTIDYWSDK
- a CDS encoding PAS domain-containing protein, with the protein product MIAPQNRDESIEFHGAHSRRLLHSIIDSIREAVLVVDPSMKIVASNASATRAFSREYPDLKGKRLSEVMRDLNLHVAFRRASTEKVGTDLKIELTGNEKRVYDVHIAPFELEGEVYAIGMFYDVSQIERLEKVRQEFLSNISHELRTPLTSILAFVETLEDGAIDDRENNRRFLSTIRRNAERMHVLIADILELSLIESGNVSIDVKKVRVSHLIDEVFATLSSKAAENDVELINVISSEERIDADPMRLEQMLTNLIDNAIKFNRSGGRVTVSMDRNDESYFLNVSDTGEGILAAHLNRIFERFYRVDRGRTRDVGGTGLGLAIVKHLARLHGGEISVNSALGHGTVFTIQLPILHTLTV